CGAGTTCCTCACGTCCATCTCCGCTGATGGTCGCGTGGTGCAGTGGGCAGTGGGCAAGTCGATTGAGCGTGTTCCACCAGACCTCatgcacctgcagcgccagccggGCATGCATGTGGAGAAGGCTTTTATTGCCGGTGTCGCAGAGGCtgaggcggctgccgcgttgGCCGAGTCCGCCCTGGGCGGCAAAGGGGGTGCCAATAAGCAGCCCCGAAGACCGGTGCAGAGGAGCACTGCCGGGTCTACAGGAgccagaagcggcggcggcggtggcggtggcggtgcagcggaggaggcgatcCTGTCTCGGCAGTGTGGCGGCATGTGCTTTGATACTTGTCCATCAGACACGGCTGTGTACATCGTCGGCACCGAGGATGGCTCCGTCCTACAATGCAGCAAGAGTCAGACGGAGAACTACGACTTGGAGTACGAGCCGCACTCGGATCTCGTGTACCGCGTTCGGTGGTCGCCCTACAGCGCTGCATACTTTCTCACCTGCTCGGCAGACTGGACCTCGCGTCTTTACAGGGTTGGTACCAAAAAGGCGCAGCTACGCTTTCACAGTGTCCAGCAAGACGCTGTGCAGGATGTGGCGTGGTCGCACACAAACGCCCTTATCTTTGCCACGGTGACGGCACAGGGTAACGCGGAGGTGTGGACAGTCATGGATGGCATGCACCCTTGCACCACTGTTGAATACCGTGACCATCGCCGTCTGAGCGCTGTCCTCTTCGCAGAGCAGGAGACGCCAGTGCTCGTCGTTGGTGATGAGGAGGGTGATGTGACGGTATTCCGGCTAGACGCGCCATCGTACAAGCGCTGCGACCTCACAGATGACGAgcaggagacgctgctggcagAGGCAGTCCGAAAACAGCTGGCCTAGTCCATCCTCTGCTGGTAATTCGCGAATGGAGGTGGATGGGAGTAGATCAATGTGGGGGAGCCGGACATGCAAtgtgtgcccccccctcaaACTCTCATCCCTACACGTTGGAAGGGCGTGCGCATATGCCCATGCCCCCTCTTCATCATCCATAGCATTTCGCGGTGCCGCTTTACTCGTCTCGTTGTTGCCGTCACTTCTGTGTGTGGCCATTACGCCTCTTTGACGCGCCCATGTCTCCGTGAAAGATCCCGCAAAAGAGGGGATCGCGGAGAGCGTCAGAGAAGACGATTCCTGTGAACAGAGCGAGAGCACGGAAGGCGgaacgacagcgacgcgAACGTGTCCAGTACGATCAGAGCGATGCATGTCTGTgtacgtgggtgtgcgtACACACGATTTTGCGTCCACCTATGCCCCCTCACCACCTTTCTGTTTTTCATCTTTATCCTGGTTGCccccacctctttcctcctcctcccgcacTTCTCTGTTGTTATCATAGATGCCATTCGTGGCAAGGTTCATTGGCCATTGTGTGTCTTCACGACAAATGCGCGTGGgggcgcgtgcgtgctgtTCTCCGTCTCCGTCTCTGCAAGAGAGTCGTCTCGCTgatcagcgctgctgccactcgtTGCGCTAGCCTACCTGTGTTTTACTTGGTGAGCTTTGGTGTGTGGGCCCTTTCTCGTGTACCTCTCGATGTATGGtagcgcccctccccctttggCGGTTCGTtttgtgttttgttttgttcttCCCCGCTCCGCCATGCcactccccccgcccccgccccgcctCACGTGCCAGGCGAGGCGAGAGGACGAGTGTGCGCTTGTGACGGGGCGCGTGTGATGGAGTGAACGATGTAccacttctcctcctcttcatctcgctctttccccccccttttgtATTACACTTTTCTCAGCAAGTCTCGTTCACGCTCACTAATGAcgcgcgcaggtgcgcaccAGAGGCGTAACGCGAGCAACGAGGAGCTGGATGAGGCTCTGTCGCAGCGACTTTGTCCTCCCACTCCTTTCTCGTCTCCTCCGCCTGGCCCCTTTGAACCTTGCACTCACTGCCACAGTTCATCaagcggagaaagagaaggttCTTCCTTGAGTGTACATGTGGACTTTGGGATGGCTGACTGCAATTCGACGTCGCTATTGATAGAGCCCCTTTCGCTCTTTACACACAAGGACACAACTGAATATGCGCAGGTGCACCCAAGTGTTCCCCACAGCTGCGGACGatgtcttctccccctttccttcggTTTAAATCGGCGTCTTCTCGGTGCGGTCTGTGTACCCctgccaccctctcccacttTACCTCTTCCTTCTCGACCCTCGTCTTCTCACCACCGCGTACTCATCGCGAAAATGATACCCTTCGTGTGCAGcccatctgcagcagcaacaatcAAGAGGGattgcacacgtgtgcgtgtctgtgttcTCACTCGGAGGTCATTGattgctctcttctctccgccaccacctcttcgcgcttctctctcctccgtcgTGGCCTTCATTTCCTTGTAAGGAGCAAGATCACGCAGTTTTCCTTGAAGATTGGCGCACTCGTACGCGCCGGCGTGTGTCACCCTGAGCATGGAGCCGAGCAGGGAGCAGAACGATGAGGCAGAGGTACCATCGCCATCAGCACTGCCTAGCAGCACGCCACCAGTTGAGACCTGCTTGTCTGACCTGACGAACGATGCGCTGCCTAGTGCAGCTATGGACCCCTCCGCTGCGCAGGAGACTAACTTCATACCTCAGCAAGTCGAAGAGCCTGCGATGACTACTGGGGACGTACAAGAAGATGGGACCACTGCCTCCATTGATGCCGCACTTAACAACGCCATTGCGAGCGCGGTGAAGCAGGACGttgacagcgacgacgtgGATAATGCGGCAAGTTTCATGATCGCGCCGTCGACatcgtcgctctcctccaaaggaaaaaagaagagcaagGACAAACTGCAttcgacagcggcagcgccgatTGCGGGAGGCGTTCAGTATAGCTCGACGATCACCACTGGGCCGAAGTCCACCAGTGCACCATATCAGCCGCGTCTGTCATCGTCTTCGCGCTCCGCGCACAGCGGTCGACAAGTAATCGCCGACGCTTTCAAGCGGACCGAACCGCTTTTAGGCGGTGCGGATGGAGACTACAGCAGCGTGTACTTCCCAAGTGGTCTGTCGATGAACGGGCAGTACAAGACAATCCCCGAGGAGTACGCCGAGTACCGCGAGCGCAACAACGTGAGGTGCAACTACAGAGGGCCTGTTTACGTGGTCGAgaatgtgtgcgtgccgtgCAACGCCTGTGGCAGCCCTGTTGATCCTGTCCGACGCGTACCGGTTggctcccttttcttccacGAAACCTGCCTTCACTGCTTCCTGTGCAGGCGTCGCACCGGTGTTGCAGGTCTGTACCTGCAAGTTGATCGCCAAGCTGTGTGCAGCGAGTGCGCCGCTCGCGGCTACGGGTCATGGGTGCCACGCCACGAAGCTCAGTCGCGCGGCATGGTGTATGGTGCTATACGTGGCGATACATATGCCGCTATAGAGGCCCATGACCGCAACGTTGAGCAGAAGCAACGGCGCACTGCTGGCCGGCCCATcacaggaggtggcgctTCCTCGACGCTGAACAAGGCTACCATACCGGGTGTGCTACCGCCGTCTCTCGCCATCGCTAACGTGCACAACCACCGGAACACCAGTGCCCGATCCTTTGCACTGATGAAACGGCAACAGTACTATACCCAGAGCGACAACAACATGATCATGGCGTTGCCTACCTCGGCGGCGCGGTCGCCTTCTGCGACTGGTGGTCTCCAGGATATCACTGCGACGCGGCAGTACCGCATCGCCAACGGACGACACGCGTGATGATCCGCTAGGAATCACTTAGGGGTACCTCAAACGTGTATGCCTCTCCGCTTCGCCCTCTTTTCTCGGACTTTTCCTGCGTGACACTGAATGGGTGGTGCCACTCTCAACACGAGAGTGACTCACTGCCACCTCACTTACGTAAAAAGGCCCcactctttcctccctctccctcgctaGTTCGactccctcttcgctgttgcTTTCATTCCTCCTAGTGCAtcggcgtgcgtgtgttcgtGTGTCAGTCTGCGGATGCGTTGCGGCTGCTTGTCTGGCGACGCGGTGTCGTATGTAACGTAGGAAAGGCCCTTTCTTTCTTGAGTGTTCGCTccgaaagaaagggagaagaaggggagagggcatGAGGCCTGCACATTGTGGTTGTTGTGCTTGCACATTGTGGTGGTGATGTTGgttgtgtgtatgcgtatATAAGCAGAGAGAGTTGATGCGATGCTTGATCTTTGGTGTTGAGGGCGCTGTTTTGAgctgaggagaagggagaagggggggggttgatCGCTTGCAGGTGAGTATGTGCACACATTGTTTGTTGGGCTTACGAGCCTGCTTCCTTGATTTTCCGATCTTCACAccccttgtgtgtgtgtgtgtgtgtgggtgggtgggcgggtggTGCATCATATCTGCCTCTTCGCGCAGGGGAACGCCCGCTGTGTCGTGGTGTCTCCCCAGTCtacgctctcctcctctttctcttgatCTCCCTCTGCCTTTTTTGTTCTTGTTACGACTCTACGAGTGTGATCGCGAGTGACAGCTGCGTGAAGTGGGAGACAGGAGGGACAGGGGACTGCGTGGGAAGGCAGCTGCAACGAGGCATGTCGATTCCATCCCGCTTGTATGGTGCgtttacacacacacacacacagccgtGCCGTGTGGATTCTGTTTTATATTCGCCTGTTCATTGGCTGACGGACACGAtgtactctctctctctctctctttgcgaAGCATCACTGCTGGGGATGTATTGCGTCGTCTTGCACGCCGCTTTGGTGCACTTGGTGTATTTCTTCTGTCCTTTTCCTTGTCCTTGACGTACCGATCGTCTGTCTGTATGTATATATAgatgtgtatgtatgtgtgtgggtgtgtgtcggtgCTTGCCCTCTGGTGACCCTCATGGTTGCTCCCATCCACGCCATCTCAGTGGACTTGGTTTTTCCCCAGTGGAGCAACGTAAAGTGCGGCGCTCATCTCCTTTGTGTATGTGAGGAACAGACAGCCTGTTGCTTGAAACTTCGCGTCTGTACCTGACTTTGCAGGTGAATGTGTGCCTGCCAGGGCGGTAAGCCGAATGATGGAGTGTCAGGGGCCCGCTACAGGTAAGTCTGTCagccttccttctcctccctggATGCACACGGTCCTCACACACGTCGATAGCCATCAAGCGAGAACTCCTCACTTGTTCTCACCTCGCTTGTTGATTGTTCACTCCCCCAAAGACGCAGCAGATACTTGCTCCTGATatgttctctcttcctctgccgaCAACGTGGAGTGATAGCCTTGCGAAGTGTCCATCATATCCCCGCATCTGCCgatgcacacatgcgcgcatCACTCGCTTTCACTTTTCCTCTGCGTCATTCTCTTTTCTATTGGCGCTGTGGGCTGTTGTTGGTGCGTCGTGGTGCTCCGCGGCTACTCCACAGCGGGCAACAGCCCAAGGAAGCCTCACCCAGAGAGCCATGCGACAATGAGGGTGCCTATGCAGCTGAGGTGGAGCACCTCCGTTTGGTGTGATTCTCGTTTGtggcctcctctttctctctctctccctacgCTGTTTTTCttgcctcccttctcctcgtcgcagccccctctcccctctctctctctctccgtgtgtgtgtacatcTTTAttgacgcacacacacacacacacacacacacacacgcaaagagGCACCTGCGCCTTTGATGCCGCCAATCAATGTCGGCATCAAAggcacctcctccactggAGACAACATACATCATTGGTGGGAGCGTGAAGCAGGCGAAGTTCGATCGTCAATTGCGCCTCTGGGGTGCCGATGGACAGGTGGCCCTCGAAACAGCGCATGTCGTTGCGCTTGGTGTTACCCTGGCTATCGTCGAAGCGCTTAAATCCCTCGTGCTGACTGGCGTGCGAACTGTTACCCTCGTCGACGAGCGGGTTGTATCTGGCGAGGATGTAGGAACCAACTATTTCGTGACGCCCACGGCGGTCGGCTCTCCcctggcggcgacggtgctgcggcacatcTGCGTGTTGGGGGAGCAGTGCAGTGCGGTACCAGTGCAGGCGTTCCCGAGGGAATGGGCCGCTAAGTACACCGCAGCTGTAGACGAGGACTGGGCTGCTGGATGCGTAGGCATTGGTCGAGGTTGGTCATTCACAGCGGCAAGGGAGACACAGACTGAGCCAGCACTGCCAACGTcggctgtgctgcggctcCTCGCTGGTTATGCGCCACTGGAAATCGTGGACAGCTCTGCTTCATTCACGAATTCCTCTCCAGGCGACTCCACCCACCAACCGTCTCTGCCGAGTCTCATACTTGTCAGTGAGCGGTACGGCGATCTCTCGCCAATGTCGCCGCTTctgcagagctgcacgaCACGTGTGCACCCGGATGTGCCGGTGCTACTGGTCCGCAGCAGTGGCTTACTCGGGATGCTTCAAACGTACTGCTGTGATCGCGTCATCATGCGCCCGCAGAACCCAACGCAGGTGCAGATGGAGGATCTACGCATGTTTGAGCCGTTTCCGGCGCTGCAGGCTTGGTTCGACGCGCACGATCCAGACGATGCTGCGCAGTTCCCGGTGGACAGCGCGGACGCCATGACGCTGCACAGCTACCTACCGTACCCATGCATCGTGCATCACGCCTTTCGGCGATGGtgggctgcgctgccggaggaggaaaagaaatcTCGGCAGCAGTCCAAATCTTCCTCGACCTTTCCACTGACCACCAACGATTACCGCGCCATTTCTTCCTTCGTTGGTGGGATGATACGGCGGCAGAACCCGCCCGAGGAGGCCTTtgtggaggcgatggagaagtGCACGGCGAAGCTGAATCGAccagtggtgcagcagctacCAGAGGCGCTcgccgagctgctgcgcgatgcgCGTTGCGCCGATCCCATGCGCGCTATGAAAGCGGCACAGTCGCGTGTCTCGCCAGCGGCACTGATGTCGCCGTTTCCTGCGACGCGCCAGATGGCGGCACTGCTTGTTTGGGGGTGTCCGGATGTGCTTGTATGGTTCATTCTCCAAGCCGTGAAGTTGTTCGTGACGGGGAGAGTCGGCGGCGAGCGGGAAGCGGACAACGTGGCCTCCGACAAGTCACCCACGGTGCGCCAAAGTAGGGCTagtgcgggggagggggaagacggGTGTGTGACAGCCTACACAGAGGCGCTGCCGTTCCGTCCCATGTACGCCGCCTATCATATGCCATACTCGGGCTACCTGCCAGACTTCACGACAACCACCATTTGGTACCGCGAGTTGCAGGACCTGTACCAGGCAAAGCATGCCGCAGACGTGGCGTGTATTGCGGCGACGGCCTTGGAGCTTGTCGAAGCGGCACTCCTacaggaggaagagcaagctcgcgcgagagaggacgcagaggagcaacagcagttCCACGGCCCGTTGAGGATGTCGCCCTTGGCGACGAGGCTGaagccgctcctcctcaagCACACCGAAACGGTGGTGGAAAACATCTGGGACATACGAGGCGTTCGATTTTCTGCCGCCTATCGCGCCACTACGGAGGCggagtggcggcagcgactcgGGCGACGACTGGTGTGGCTGACACGTTACATCTCCTTTGACGTGGAATGGAGCGCAGACGCGCGGCGAGCGGCGTGCTTCGCGGTGGCCTTTCTCTCCAAAGAGGAGCTTCAGCGTCGTTGCGTGCGCGTTGCGGAGAGTGGCCTGAGCGGGAGCAGCATCGCGCAGGAGGCTGCCGTGCTCATGTCGCAGGCGTCCCAGGTGAAGACCGTGCTCAGCGACGAAGATGACAAGGGCTTAACTCGCCAATCCTTCGATACATCGGTCGCTTTGTGGTGGGGCGAAGAGGGCTCGCAAAGAGTTTTTACACAGACATGCGAGGAGGTCGCGCGGTGGAGCAGTGATAGAGGTGGTAACCGTGCGTGTATGCAACTTCCCTCTGTAGCGGCGTCGACGGGTGCGttggcggcgcaggaggcagTGAAGTTGCTCATGCGCATTCGAGTTCCGTGCGCACAGCCGATGCTCTACGACGGCTACACGAACAAAGTTTTCCTGCTGTAATACACATGGCCGtttcgtgcgtgtgtgcttctcctcgcgCCTGTCTGCCTCCACTCTCTCCTGGGCAGGTATTCGTCGGAAGAACACGAGAGGGCAAAGGAAAccaggaagagaagcaacacGAGGACAAACGAAGACAGCAACGCGGACTTGCTGGTGAGTATCTCCCAGTGGAGCAGTGCGtactgccactgccgtcaAAACCTTTTTCAgctccttcctccctgcTCCTTTATCTTTGTCTAAGGACTGTTGTATGAGGAAATGGAGGAGGGAAATCAGATGTCAAGGCCTCCCGCGATGAGCCAGGGTTCGAAGACGGGGGCCAGGCATACCAATGAAGCACTGGACTTTACACGACATGTAGGAGCTCAAACAGAGAGCGACTCTGTTCtacactcctcctcccttctctgctctttctGACTCAGGTGCGTCTTTGTGTTTGACGTCTTCCTCTCGTGCCCTTCACATCCCGTCCCCTCGCTCGCCTTAACAACGGCGCAGTCATGACTTCGCGCATcccgctgccgttgcggcTAGTACAGTGCAATTTACGGGCTGCCACGGCGaacggccgcagcggcgccggctccCGTGTCATGACTGCGTACAAGCCCAGCGGTCTCCCGTGCTACGCTGCATCACAGGTAAGAGCGGTGGCTGccagtggcggtgatggacgccgcctctgcgccaTTCATGTGCGGCAGACATCCTCTGCGTCATTCTCAGCGGCCGTTGTCGAGGCGGGTCCACAACCGCACCCCGAAGACCCGAGCGACTCCCTCCTTGCCCGTGTTGTGGATGCTGCTCTTCCGGGGTGCACACCGTACGTCGCCCTGCCTGTTATATCGTCCCTCCTGCGCCGCGGGGGTCACGGcactgccgcggccgcgCAGCTGAATCAGTGGACTTGTCGCCACAAGGGTCTTGTCGTGGTGACGGGGACGCCGAGTGACGCTTTGTTCCTGCGCAATGCTGCACAGCTTGGCCTTGTGCAGCAGGCATACCGAGTGCTGTGCCACCTACCAGCCGGTGTCgccccagcagcgcgtcgGTATTTGCGCGCAcaccacagctgcacacAGCCGCAACAAGCCAGCGAAGGCGTGTCCACGTCAATAGGGATGCACAACCGATATGTGCAGGCGCACTTGGAGCaacgccgacggcggcagcagcttgcTGACATTTCAATCGGCATTCCTCTCAGTGCTGAGTCACTTCCTGGCACTACGAAGGTCAGAGCGGCACTGGCGTCGACGCTTGTGTGCGATGCCCGGCTGCCTGCAAGCGTACACCCGCACCCCCTCGTCTCGGAGGGCTTTTTTGATGTGGCACGCGGCCAGCTTCGCGTGCAAGGCACGGTGAAGTGCTATGTGCGAACGCAAGCGCCGCTCGCGACATCCTCGGCAGCGCGCGTGCACCAGCGGTCGCGACTGCAAAGTCTTTTCCTCGCGCCCGCTGCTGACACAACTCGCCACGGCATCAAGGCAAGCAGTCCTGAAGAGGTTATGTGTGAGTCCCGGCACCCCTGGATGCAGCCGTTGTGGCGTCTCGGCGTCTCTCTCGATGCGCCGCACATGGAGTGTGAGATGGCAGCAGAGGACGGTGGCAACGGGGATCGTCCCCGTCGTGCTAGCGTTCAGGCACCACGTGGCAAGTCATTGTCGATGGAGGTCCGGTTGGTATCCCTGTCCCCGCGAGACGACAGTGATGTGGCGTTGTACGAAGTGCATACTCACGGCGATACCACTGCTGACGAGGTAGCTGCCGTGTTCCAGGCGGAGGGCCTGCGTGTGGTGAACGACTATGTACAAGATGTGCCGttggcgatggcggtggaggaggtggccacGCGTATGCGAGCGGCACCACCTAGCCTGCTGCACGAGCTTCCACTAggactgcagcaccgccttcactCGGCGACAGCAGAGGAGCTGGTTGCACTGCCGCTGACACGAATTCCACTTGAAGATGCCGATTGCCTTTCTGTGCAACATaccctcctgcagctctccgcactgtcgccaccgctgtcgttTGCCGAAGATGTGGAGCGACTGCGGCAGGTGGTACTCACCGCAGCGTCGTCCGCAGGCGGCAACACACGCCACCCCCTTCAGCATCTTCTCCTACACGCCCTCTCGTCGTTGAAGCTCACCAACGAAGCGGAGCAACGCGTGTACCAGCAGGTGCTTACGCTGGCACTCGGCACTGGCATCGAGTGCACCGGTGTTGTTTTCCCAGACCCATCGGACGAAGGCAACGTGCATgccttgcagcagctgtggctcACCTATGAGAATCAACGACAGCGACACCCGTCCCTGGCCGACGCGGCGCGTGCGGCGCGACAGCACCCGCTCGCCTCTTCGCTACGGTACACTACCCGAAGCCTCCTCGACGATCCCGCTGGGCTGACTCGTGTGCCACTTCTTGCGGATATGGCGCTAGGCACCACGTCAGAGGTTGCTACAGCGCCATCGTGTGCACatggccgcagcagcgatatTCTTGGTGCTCGTGGCGAGTGCAGCTTCACCCAGGCTGTTGAGCTGCTCCGCTCTTCCGCTCACTCGCAGACGGAAGAGGACGGGCACGGCATATCTGGCGACGAGGCGCGCGACGCGAcggcgtctgcgccgccgaGTATGAATGGAACGGTGACGCGGTGGATGCAAACAGAAGTGCCACCGGCTTACAAACGAGCTTTCCAGGAGTGGTGCGCCGCATCTGTGGTTCCGTCCTGTTGCACCGATACGACTTCTCCTGCTGCGGGTGTTGGCTCTCTCTTGCCGTCACCTACATCCCTGTTAAGCCACTGCAACGTCCCGGACACATCAGCAGAGCGTGGATCCGAACTTGCCGCAAAAGACCCCAGCTCAAGCGATGAAGGTTGCCACCCAGCAGTCCCACCGTGGAGGGCGCCTCTGGAGCACATCGGCCTcccggtgcgtgtgttcctgcgtgtggaggagctggcggagctgcggtgTGCGCACTGTGACGGAGTGGGGCACACATGGCATCACTGCGGCGCGCGTGTCGCGGAAGCTGCGCATGTATTGGAGGGGGATGATGCGGTAGCCAAGTCGTTGCCGCTCCCGGTGGGCAACACAAGCGCCGCTGATGCGTTAACTTGCCTTGAGACCATGCCAGGCCCACTGGAGAATTCTGTGATGGACAGCGAAGGACTAACATCGACCGGTGACGCCGCGGCTGTACTCGCGGAGCAGGCGAACGCTCTTGTGCGgcgtcgtcagcgccagcagcagcaccttgtGGGTATCGGCTACGGTGATGATGCTTCTGCGTCCCTGTCTGCATCCTCGTCCCCATTCCTAGTCGACTCCCCGCTTATTGCTGTCCCCAATGTCGCGGCAACGCACCGCTTCAAGGCTAGCCACGTCCTGCTTAGCGAGTCGAGAAAACCTGCCCTGCACCGGCGAGTTATGCGATGTGTGTACTGCGGTGGCCGTCATCATGTGACGGTGTGTCCAACGCTGCGGTCGCAGGATAGCGAGTCCGAGGCGCGCCGTGTCCACGCTGCAGCCGGCGCTTTACCATTCTTCTGCATCAAGTGTGGCCAAACTGGCCACCTCTACACACTCTGCCGAGACATCCCAGCAGGCCTGCACCACGCGACGCACTGCCCCATCTGCCTCCAGACCCGTACCAGCGCGTCGCACGATCCGGTGCACTGTCCGCGGCGAGTGTCCGTGCCAGAAGGCTACCGGCTCAACGGTATACCAGAAGCAAAGGATAGCCAGACTCAACATGAGCCATCCTCATGGCGGCCATCGGCTCGGTCACAGAGGCATTCTGAGGGTACTATTCCGCTTACAGCTGATAGACAGCGGTGCCATGATAGCAGGCATGTTGGTGGCGCGTCTTAccgtcgccgacgccgcggctCCGTGCTGATTGCGGACAGCTATGTCGACAGCAAGTGACGcgcccacatacacacgcaaacacaaACAACGGGTGTGCTGATCACCTTTTGAAGGGACAACTGCTATCGTGAGCAGTGTTCTATAATGCGTTACGGCCACTCGTAGAGTGTGGATAAGTAGTGTGGGAAGGAGGCGACACAAGAGATGCTCAACCCTTGTATCGCCCACGACCTGTGCCGCAAATTCGTTCGTTCCGTTGCAGCGGTACTGCCACGACTGCCATTACTGGTGTTGGTGATGCTGCGGtcacctctcccttttctccatcgcttctttctcctttgtgtGGAGTTGTTTGGAGTACATCGTGCCCTTGTCAACACATCGTTGGTGGTGAGCGCTGACGGCAACGGTGGTGACACCATAGGCCGCCCCGCCCCACATCGCTGACAAGTCTGGAGACATTTGCGTGACAACTGGACATATTCCATCTCAACCTCTttctgttgctctctctctctcctacttCCTTGCTCGTGTGGTGAAGATTCAAAAGGAGCGGGTAACGTGATTGGCAAAAGCCTCTgttacccacacacacacacaaacacatacATCCTTGCATCCTTATCCTACGCATCACTGTCAACACGTTCCACCTTACCCTCTCCCCGcttcctctgcccctccaccccccgCCACTGAGccatcccccttcttccttccctaCAGACACATACAGATATAGGCATAGCAACAGGGAGGCGAAGTGCCAAACGCAGGGAGTGA
The window above is part of the Leishmania panamensis strain MHOM/PA/94/PSC-1 chromosome 33 sequence genome. Proteins encoded here:
- a CDS encoding hypothetical protein (TriTrypDB/GeneDB-style sysID: LpmP.33.2760): MTTGDVQEDGTTASIDAALNNAIASAVKQDVDSDDVDNAASFMIAPSTSSLSSKGKKKSKDKLHSTAAAPIAGGVQYSSTITTGPKSTSAPYQPRLSSSSRSAHSGRQVIADAFKRTEPLLGGADGDYSSVYFPSGLSMNGQYKTIPEEYAEYRERNNVRCNYRGPVYVVENVCVPCNACGSPVDPVRRVPVGSLFFHETCLHCFLCRRRTGVAGLYLQVDRQAVCSECAARGYGSWVPRHEAQSRGMVYGAIRGDTYAAIEAHDRNVEQKQRRTAGRPITGGGASSTLNKATIPGVLPPSLAIANVHNHRNTSARSFALMKRQQYYTQSDNNMIMALPTSAARSPSATGGLQDITATRQYRIANGRHA
- a CDS encoding hypothetical protein (TriTrypDB/GeneDB-style sysID: LpmP.33.2780), whose translation is MTSRIPLPLRLVQCNLRAATANGRSGAGSRVMTAYKPSGLPCYAASQVRAVAASGGDGRRLCAIHVRQTSSASFSAAVVEAGPQPHPEDPSDSLLARVVDAALPGCTPYVALPVISSLLRRGGHGTAAAAQLNQWTCRHKGLVVVTGTPSDALFLRNAAQLGLVQQAYRVLCHLPAGVAPAARRYLRAHHSCTQPQQASEGVSTSIGMHNRYVQAHLEQRRRRQQLADISIGIPLSAESLPGTTKVRAALASTLVCDARLPASVHPHPLVSEGFFDVARGQLRVQGTVKCYVRTQAPLATSSAARVHQRSRLQSLFLAPAADTTRHGIKASSPEEVMCESRHPWMQPLWRLGVSLDAPHMECEMAAEDGGNGDRPRRASVQAPRGKSLSMEVRLVSLSPRDDSDVALYEVHTHGDTTADEVAAVFQAEGLRVVNDYVQDVPLAMAVEEVATRMRAAPPSLLHELPLGLQHRLHSATAEELVALPLTRIPLEDADCLSVQHTLLQLSALSPPLSFAEDVERLRQVVLTAASSAGGNTRHPLQHLLLHALSSLKLTNEAEQRVYQQVLTLALGTGIECTGVVFPDPSDEGNVHALQQLWLTYENQRQRHPSLADAARAARQHPLASSLRYTTRSLLDDPAGLTRVPLLADMALGTTSEVATAPSCAHGRSSDILGARGECSFTQAVELLRSSAHSQTEEDGHGISGDEARDATASAPPSMNGTVTRWMQTEVPPAYKRAFQEWCAASVVPSCCTDTTSPAAGVGSLLPSPTSLLSHCNVPDTSAERGSELAAKDPSSSDEGCHPAVPPWRAPLEHIGLPVRVFLRVEELAELRCAHCDGVGHTWHHCGARVAEAAHVLEGDDAVAKSLPLPVGNTSAADALTCLETMPGPLENSVMDSEGLTSTGDAAAVLAEQANALVRRRQRQQQHLVGIGYGDDASASLSASSSPFLVDSPLIAVPNVAATHRFKASHVLLSESRKPALHRRVMRCVYCGGRHHVTVCPTLRSQDSESEARRVHAAAGALPFFCIKCGQTGHLYTLCRDIPAGLHHATHCPICLQTRTSASHDPVHCPRRVSVPEGYRLNGIPEAKDSQTQHEPSSWRPSARSQRHSEGTIPLTADRQRCHDSRHVGGASYRRRRRGSVLIADSYVDSK
- a CDS encoding hypothetical protein (TriTrypDB/GeneDB-style sysID: LpmP.33.2770), which codes for MSASKAPPPLETTYIIGGSVKQAKFDRQLRLWGADGQVALETAHVVALGVTLAIVEALKSLVLTGVRTVTLVDERVVSGEDVGTNYFVTPTAVGSPLAATVLRHICVLGEQCSAVPVQAFPREWAAKYTAAVDEDWAAGCVGIGRGWSFTAARETQTEPALPTSAVLRLLAGYAPLEIVDSSASFTNSSPGDSTHQPSLPSLILVSERYGDLSPMSPLLQSCTTRVHPDVPVLLVRSSGLLGMLQTYCCDRVIMRPQNPTQVQMEDLRMFEPFPALQAWFDAHDPDDAAQFPVDSADAMTLHSYLPYPCIVHHAFRRWWAALPEEEKKSRQQSKSSSTFPLTTNDYRAISSFVGGMIRRQNPPEEAFVEAMEKCTAKLNRPVVQQLPEALAELLRDARCADPMRAMKAAQSRVSPAALMSPFPATRQMAALLVWGCPDVLVWFILQAVKLFVTGRVGGEREADNVASDKSPTVRQSRASAGEGEDGCVTAYTEALPFRPMYAAYHMPYSGYLPDFTTTTIWYRELQDLYQAKHAADVACIAATALELVEAALLQEEEQARAREDAEEQQQFHGPLRMSPLATRLKPLLLKHTETVVENIWDIRGVRFSAAYRATTEAEWRQRLGRRLVWLTRYISFDVEWSADARRAACFAVAFLSKEELQRRCVRVAESGLSGSSIAQEAAVLMSQASQVKTVLSDEDDKGLTRQSFDTSVALWWGEEGSQRVFTQTCEEVARWSSDRGGNRACMQLPSVAASTGALAAQEAVKLLMRIRVPCAQPMLYDGYTNKVFLL